From Streptomyces asiaticus, one genomic window encodes:
- the manD gene encoding D-mannonate dehydratase ManD, protein MTATDTITDVDVLVTSPGRNFVLLKITTADGVTGWGDATLNGRELAVASYLRDHLAPLLIGRDPARVEDTWQYLYRGAYWRRGPVTMTAIGAVDIALWDIKGKTTGQPVYQLLGGAVRDRVLAYTHATGWDLPQLLESIEVRRERGFRAVRAQSGVPGLELVYGVSRSGTGYEPAGRGAAPVEETWDTDAYLRHIPRVLTRIREHVGPELKLLHDTHHRLTPGEAARLGRALEPADLFWLEDVTPAENQEVLRHIRRHTTVPLAIGEVFNTVWECQTLITEQLIDFIRTCVSHAGGISHLRRIATLADLWQVRLGPHGPSDISPVALGASLHLGLATPNFAIQEYMGYEPLVHEVFRHAWSYADGHLHPGDAPGIGVEIDQELAARHPYEPAYLPVARRLDGSMTDW, encoded by the coding sequence GTGACGGCAACCGACACCATCACCGACGTCGACGTCCTCGTCACCAGCCCGGGGCGCAACTTCGTCCTCCTCAAAATCACCACCGCGGACGGCGTCACCGGCTGGGGCGACGCCACCCTCAACGGCCGCGAACTCGCCGTCGCCTCCTACCTCCGTGACCACCTCGCCCCCCTCCTCATCGGCCGCGACCCGGCCCGCGTCGAGGACACCTGGCAGTACCTCTACCGCGGCGCCTACTGGCGGCGCGGACCGGTGACGATGACCGCCATCGGCGCGGTGGACATCGCGCTGTGGGACATCAAGGGCAAGACCACCGGACAGCCCGTCTACCAGCTGCTGGGCGGCGCGGTCCGCGACCGCGTCCTCGCCTACACCCACGCCACCGGCTGGGACCTCCCCCAGCTGCTGGAGTCCATCGAGGTACGGCGGGAGCGCGGCTTCCGCGCCGTACGGGCCCAAAGCGGCGTCCCCGGACTGGAGTTGGTCTACGGCGTCAGCAGGAGCGGCACCGGATACGAACCCGCCGGCCGGGGCGCCGCCCCCGTCGAGGAGACCTGGGACACCGACGCCTACCTCCGCCACATCCCCCGCGTCCTCACGCGGATCCGCGAACACGTGGGCCCCGAGCTGAAACTGCTCCACGACACCCACCACCGGCTCACCCCCGGCGAGGCCGCCCGGCTCGGCCGCGCCCTGGAACCGGCGGACCTCTTCTGGCTGGAGGACGTCACCCCCGCCGAGAACCAGGAGGTGCTGCGGCACATCCGCCGCCACACCACCGTCCCGCTGGCCATCGGCGAGGTGTTCAACACCGTCTGGGAGTGCCAGACACTGATCACCGAGCAGCTGATCGACTTCATTCGCACCTGTGTGAGCCACGCGGGCGGCATCAGCCATCTGCGGCGCATCGCCACCCTCGCCGACCTCTGGCAGGTGCGGCTCGGACCGCACGGCCCCTCGGACATCTCCCCCGTCGCCCTCGGCGCCTCACTCCACCTCGGCCTGGCCACCCCCAACTTCGCCATCCAGGAGTACATGGGCTACGAACCCCTGGTCCACGAGGTGTTCCGGCACGCCTGGTCCTACGCCGACGGCCACCTCCACCCCGGCGACGCGCCCGGCATCGGCGTCGAGATCGACCAGGAACTCGCCGCCCGCCACCCCTACGAACCCGCCTATCTGCCGGTCGCGCGACGACTCGACGGCTCGATGACGGACTGGTGA
- a CDS encoding 2-hydroxyacid dehydrogenase, whose protein sequence is MTADPLTVVVADPNLAPLRTEFEAALPHGTVVHWPDPRHTEAVEAAMTDADVLVSGRCTATMAAAATRLRLVHAAGAGTDNIDTAALAPGTRVANTYHHENAIAEYTVSTTILMRRGFLRQHTALRREAHWDSPAHDPRAPWAEDLTTATVGFIGFGHIGARCWRLFQAFGARGIAVTRRGDVDAAAHGLLWAGTVKDLHALLESCDAVVVSVPLTEDTTGLIGTAELSRMRPDAVLVNVGRGPVVDEDALYQALSDRTIGGAAIDVWYRYPADGHTATPGKHPFDTLDNVLMTPHSSGLTRQTFVHRTADITANIRRLATGEPLHNVVAVAP, encoded by the coding sequence ATGACCGCCGACCCCCTGACCGTGGTGGTCGCCGACCCCAACCTCGCCCCGCTGCGCACCGAATTCGAGGCCGCCCTCCCCCACGGCACGGTCGTCCACTGGCCCGACCCCCGGCACACCGAGGCGGTCGAAGCCGCCATGACGGACGCGGACGTCCTCGTCTCGGGCCGGTGCACCGCCACCATGGCCGCGGCCGCCACCCGGCTCCGGCTGGTCCACGCCGCCGGAGCCGGAACGGACAACATCGACACCGCCGCGCTGGCCCCGGGCACCCGGGTGGCCAACACCTACCACCACGAGAACGCCATCGCCGAATACACCGTGTCCACCACGATCCTGATGCGCCGTGGCTTTCTGCGCCAGCACACCGCACTGCGCCGGGAAGCACACTGGGACTCCCCCGCCCATGACCCACGGGCACCCTGGGCGGAGGACCTGACCACCGCCACCGTCGGGTTCATCGGCTTCGGACACATCGGGGCCCGCTGCTGGCGGCTGTTCCAGGCGTTCGGCGCGCGGGGCATCGCCGTCACCCGGCGCGGGGACGTGGACGCGGCCGCCCACGGACTGCTGTGGGCCGGGACCGTCAAGGACCTCCACGCCCTGCTGGAGAGCTGCGACGCCGTGGTGGTGTCCGTGCCGCTCACCGAGGACACCACCGGGCTGATCGGCACGGCCGAGCTGTCCCGGATGCGCCCGGACGCGGTCCTGGTCAACGTCGGCCGCGGACCCGTCGTGGACGAGGACGCGCTGTACCAGGCGCTGAGCGACCGCACCATCGGCGGCGCCGCGATCGACGTCTGGTACCGGTACCCGGCCGACGGCCACACCGCCACCCCCGGCAAGCACCCCTTCGACACGCTGGACAACGTGCTGATGACCCCACACTCCTCCGGCCTCACCCGCCAGACCTTCGTCCACCGCACCGCCGACATCACCGCCAACATCCGCCGGCTCGCCACGGGCGAACCCCTCCACAACGTGGTGGCGGTGGCCCCGTGA
- a CDS encoding LacI family DNA-binding transcriptional regulator, producing MAPTLTDVAKGANVALSTASRAFSDPGRLGPQTLRKVLTVAQELGYEPPVARTAESATAARAETATVALVVPDIANPVFGAFVKAAQGECRHHRQTVVLADTDLDPDREREVLTHLRERADGLVVCSPRLDADDVLDICGRTPTVLVNRETSGTDCVLADAAHGMRQAVEYLAALGHRRIAYVQGMRRSWSNAHRVDLIRAETGRAGLELELLGWQSETVAGGTAAAASVMASGASAVIAHNDLMAFGVLTGARALGLTVPGDLSVIGFDDIPFAEVSQPSLTSVAVPMARAGALSLQMLGQVLAGERQIPRTHRLSTQLIVRDSTGPATTRTPRHRPATATAPTGPATKDAS from the coding sequence ATGGCCCCCACCCTGACCGATGTCGCCAAGGGCGCGAACGTCGCGCTGTCCACGGCATCCCGGGCGTTCAGCGACCCCGGCCGGCTCGGCCCCCAGACCCTGCGCAAGGTGCTGACCGTCGCGCAGGAGCTGGGGTACGAACCACCCGTGGCGCGCACCGCCGAGAGCGCCACCGCGGCCCGGGCCGAGACCGCCACCGTCGCGCTCGTCGTCCCCGATATCGCCAACCCCGTCTTCGGAGCCTTCGTCAAGGCCGCACAGGGCGAGTGCCGGCACCACAGGCAGACCGTCGTCCTCGCCGACACCGACCTCGACCCGGACCGTGAGCGCGAGGTCCTCACACATCTGCGGGAGCGGGCGGACGGCCTGGTCGTGTGCTCCCCACGGCTGGACGCGGACGATGTGCTCGACATCTGCGGCCGCACCCCCACCGTGCTGGTCAACCGCGAAACGTCCGGCACCGACTGTGTGCTCGCCGACGCCGCCCACGGGATGCGCCAGGCCGTGGAGTACCTCGCCGCCCTCGGACACCGGCGGATCGCCTACGTCCAGGGCATGCGGCGCTCCTGGTCCAACGCCCACCGCGTCGACCTCATCCGCGCCGAGACCGGACGCGCCGGACTGGAGCTGGAGTTGCTCGGCTGGCAGTCCGAGACGGTGGCGGGCGGCACCGCCGCCGCCGCGAGTGTCATGGCCTCGGGCGCCTCCGCCGTCATCGCCCACAACGACCTGATGGCGTTCGGCGTGCTGACCGGCGCCCGGGCGCTGGGGCTGACCGTGCCCGGAGACCTCAGCGTCATCGGGTTCGACGACATCCCCTTCGCCGAGGTGTCCCAGCCGTCCCTGACCAGCGTCGCCGTGCCCATGGCCCGCGCCGGGGCGCTCAGCCTCCAGATGCTGGGGCAGGTCCTCGCGGGCGAACGGCAGATCCCGCGTACCCACCGACTGTCCACGCAGCTCATCGTGCGCGACTCCACCGGCCCCGCCACCACCCGCACCCCCCGGCACCGGCCCGCCACGGCCACCGCGCCCACCGGCCCCGCCACCAAGGACGCCTCATGA
- a CDS encoding cation diffusion facilitator family transporter has translation MESHHHGHRHHHRRHQLAHLLKPHSHESAQKVDSALESSAEGMRALWLSLAVLGATAVLQAAVVVLSGSVALLGDTVHNAADALTALPLGVAFVLGRRAADRRFTYGYGRAEDLAGIVIVLTIAASAALAAYEAVERLLHPRAMSHPGVVAVAAALGFIGNEWVARHRIRVGRRIGSAALVADGLHARTDGFTSLAVLLGAGGAALGRQLADPIVGLAITAAILLVLKDAAREVFRRLMDSVDPAVIDAGEAALREVPGVLGVTELRMRWIGHRLRAEVTVEVDGGLELRAAHDVAVGAEHALLHAVPRLTAALVHTDPAPGPGAEDPHRLLAHHAV, from the coding sequence ATGGAGTCCCATCACCACGGACACCGGCACCACCACCGCCGGCACCAGCTCGCGCATCTGCTGAAACCGCACTCCCACGAGTCGGCGCAGAAGGTCGACTCCGCGCTGGAGTCCTCGGCCGAGGGCATGCGTGCCCTGTGGCTGTCCCTCGCCGTCCTCGGCGCCACCGCGGTCCTCCAAGCCGCGGTCGTCGTGCTGTCCGGCTCGGTGGCGCTGCTGGGCGACACCGTTCACAACGCCGCCGACGCGCTGACCGCGCTGCCGCTCGGCGTGGCGTTCGTCCTGGGACGCCGCGCGGCGGACCGCCGGTTCACCTACGGCTACGGCCGGGCCGAGGACCTGGCCGGGATCGTCATCGTCCTGACCATCGCCGCCTCGGCGGCCCTGGCCGCGTACGAGGCCGTGGAGCGGCTGCTGCACCCGCGCGCCATGTCCCATCCGGGCGTCGTCGCGGTCGCGGCGGCCCTCGGCTTCATCGGCAACGAATGGGTGGCCCGCCACCGGATCCGGGTCGGGCGCCGGATCGGCTCCGCGGCCCTGGTCGCCGACGGACTGCACGCCCGCACCGACGGCTTCACCTCCCTGGCCGTGCTGCTGGGCGCGGGCGGCGCGGCGCTCGGCCGGCAGCTCGCGGACCCGATCGTCGGCCTGGCCATCACCGCCGCCATCCTGCTCGTCCTCAAGGACGCCGCCCGCGAGGTGTTCCGGCGGCTGATGGACTCCGTCGACCCGGCGGTGATCGACGCGGGCGAGGCCGCCCTGCGCGAGGTCCCCGGAGTGCTCGGGGTGACCGAACTCCGGATGCGCTGGATCGGCCACCGGCTGCGTGCCGAGGTCACGGTCGAGGTGGACGGCGGCCTGGAACTGCGGGCGGCGCACGATGTGGCGGTCGGGGCCGAACACGCCCTCCTCCACGCGGTGCCCCGGCTGACCGCCGCCCTGGTGCACACCGATCCGGCCCCCGGGCCGGGTGCGGAGGACCCGCATCGCCTGCTGGCCCACCACGCCGTGTGA